A region from the Bdellovibrio bacteriovorus genome encodes:
- a CDS encoding efflux RND transporter permease subunit: MSPALLSVRHPVFIMSIVILMLTLGMISLKGLPIDLYPDVSLPTVVVQTTYAGAGPQEIETEVSKILEDEVSTISGVQKVSSQNMESVSILTIEFSLKTNLNFAEQEVRAKVSNALRELPDDIDAPVIRKISPSDAPIMYISLQADMDDAKLYDLAKEVISPQFEQVYQVGQVDILGGRKREIHVSLDRDRLNGTDISATAVAEALRSGGRNVPAGKIDVGPTQYSFRTLAQYQSIEEIGSSVLRLADVYHPITISSVGKIEDTLEDEKTRSRLNGKKAINFSIYRQSGANSVKVADDVAAKVKKINADFKAKGMNAEMKIVQDTSRKIRANVFDVYESIFFGVLLTVFVVYFFLGSMKSTLITGFALPNSLLGACIVMGMFGFSINIMSLLAMSLVVGLLVDDAIVVRENIFRKLEAGLSPKKAAIVGTNEVTLAVIATTLAILAVFGPIGNLQGIVGQFFKQFGLTICFAMIVSLFDGLFVAPVLSAYVAGEHSHKPPTSRFGRWNQKLLKDFDRFQTWLEKIYVMTLRWALDHPIKTILGSVFIFFFSLFIATKVPFTFLPPQDNGEFYVMFELPPGASLDGTDEVAKEIETRTRKFKEIEDVLVFVGSANGEAHKGSVYVHLVPSKQRNKNTTQMKDELRKAYAGLEKYNIIVTDNPGQQSSRAFNLNVVGQNMDELVQYSEKLLAKLKQNPSLQQVDSSYRAGKPEYQVKLKGDVAKASGVTVTGIGMELRTLIEGLTPAIYRENGVNYDVRVRLKPDQRDLREEFAHLRVPNLSGRLVPLQNVASLKEAQGPSVILRENRNRYIQISADLTPGGKGLGGVMAEVNALGQGELKAPAGVTFSFVGEAERFAELMTNIMVSMGLGVMFIYLVLASLYGSFITPFTIMAVIPLAACGAFFSLFITRSSFDLFSMIGCVMLMGLATKNSILLIDSTMERQKEGQSRYDALIKAGETRLRPIIMTSLALIAGMVPVAIGLNEASKSRTSLGIVVIGGTISSTLLTLYVIPAVHLYIDRFQDWFMGKYRKIFGHDETVV, translated from the coding sequence TTCGCTGAACAGGAAGTGCGCGCTAAAGTTTCAAATGCATTGCGGGAACTTCCAGATGATATTGATGCCCCCGTGATTCGTAAGATCAGTCCTTCAGATGCGCCGATCATGTATATTTCTCTACAAGCGGATATGGATGATGCGAAACTTTATGACTTGGCAAAAGAGGTGATCTCTCCGCAGTTCGAGCAAGTATATCAAGTCGGCCAAGTGGACATCTTAGGGGGACGTAAAAGAGAAATTCACGTTTCCTTAGACCGCGATCGTCTGAACGGCACTGATATTTCAGCCACCGCTGTCGCCGAGGCTTTGCGCAGTGGGGGACGTAACGTTCCTGCCGGTAAAATCGACGTGGGCCCGACACAGTATTCGTTTAGAACCTTGGCTCAATATCAATCTATTGAGGAAATCGGTTCTTCCGTTCTGCGTTTAGCCGATGTTTATCATCCGATCACGATTTCTTCCGTCGGTAAGATTGAAGACACGCTTGAAGATGAAAAAACGCGCAGTCGTTTGAATGGCAAGAAAGCCATCAATTTCAGTATCTATCGTCAATCGGGTGCAAACTCGGTGAAGGTGGCGGATGACGTCGCCGCGAAAGTTAAGAAAATCAACGCTGATTTCAAAGCCAAAGGCATGAATGCCGAAATGAAGATCGTTCAGGATACCAGCCGTAAGATCCGAGCGAACGTATTTGACGTGTATGAATCCATTTTCTTTGGGGTCTTATTGACGGTCTTCGTGGTGTACTTCTTCTTAGGAAGTATGAAATCCACATTGATCACGGGCTTTGCGCTTCCGAACTCGCTTCTGGGGGCATGTATCGTGATGGGTATGTTTGGATTCTCCATCAACATCATGAGTTTATTGGCGATGAGTTTGGTTGTCGGTCTTCTTGTCGATGATGCCATCGTCGTGCGTGAAAATATCTTTCGAAAATTGGAGGCGGGACTTTCTCCGAAAAAGGCGGCTATCGTTGGTACGAACGAAGTGACCTTGGCCGTGATCGCGACGACGTTGGCGATTCTTGCGGTGTTCGGTCCCATCGGAAACCTGCAAGGTATCGTGGGTCAATTCTTTAAACAATTCGGTCTGACAATCTGTTTTGCGATGATTGTTTCTTTGTTCGACGGTTTGTTTGTTGCGCCGGTTCTTTCTGCTTACGTCGCCGGTGAACACTCCCACAAACCGCCGACGTCGCGTTTTGGCCGTTGGAATCAGAAACTTCTGAAAGATTTTGATCGTTTTCAAACTTGGTTGGAAAAAATCTATGTTATGACATTGCGCTGGGCTTTGGATCATCCGATCAAGACGATCTTAGGCTCTGTGTTTATTTTCTTTTTCTCTTTGTTTATCGCGACAAAAGTTCCTTTTACATTCTTGCCGCCTCAGGATAACGGAGAGTTCTATGTGATGTTCGAACTTCCGCCGGGGGCAAGTTTGGATGGAACAGATGAAGTCGCCAAAGAAATTGAAACTCGTACACGCAAGTTTAAAGAGATTGAAGATGTGCTAGTTTTTGTTGGTTCAGCCAATGGAGAAGCCCATAAGGGGAGCGTCTACGTCCATCTTGTTCCTTCGAAGCAAAGGAATAAAAACACTACGCAGATGAAAGATGAACTCCGTAAAGCTTACGCAGGGTTAGAAAAATACAATATCATTGTGACTGACAATCCCGGCCAGCAAAGCAGCCGCGCCTTCAACTTGAACGTTGTTGGTCAAAACATGGATGAGCTGGTTCAGTATTCTGAAAAGCTTTTGGCAAAATTAAAACAAAATCCAAGTCTGCAACAGGTGGATAGCAGCTACCGTGCGGGTAAACCTGAATATCAAGTGAAGCTCAAAGGTGATGTTGCCAAAGCTTCTGGGGTGACGGTCACGGGTATCGGTATGGAGCTTCGTACATTGATTGAAGGTTTAACTCCTGCGATCTACCGTGAAAACGGTGTAAACTACGATGTGCGTGTTCGTTTGAAACCGGATCAACGTGACCTTCGTGAGGAGTTTGCTCACTTGCGCGTGCCGAACTTAAGTGGACGCCTTGTGCCGTTGCAAAACGTGGCGTCTTTAAAAGAAGCTCAAGGTCCGTCTGTGATCTTGCGTGAAAACCGCAATCGTTACATCCAGATCTCTGCCGATCTAACTCCAGGAGGAAAAGGTCTTGGCGGAGTCATGGCCGAAGTAAATGCTCTGGGGCAAGGGGAGTTGAAAGCTCCTGCAGGTGTGACTTTCAGTTTCGTCGGGGAAGCCGAGCGTTTTGCCGAGCTGATGACAAATATCATGGTCTCTATGGGATTGGGTGTGATGTTTATCTATCTGGTCCTAGCAAGCTTGTACGGATCATTTATCACGCCTTTCACAATCATGGCCGTGATTCCGTTGGCGGCTTGTGGAGCCTTTTTCTCTTTATTCATCACACGTTCTAGCTTTGACTTGTTCTCGATGATTGGTTGCGTGATGTTGATGGGTCTTGCGACGAAGAACTCTATTCTATTGATCGACTCGACGATGGAACGTCAGAAAGAAGGACAATCTCGTTACGATGCTTTGATTAAAGCCGGTGAAACCCGCCTTCGTCCTATCATCATGACAAGCTTGGCTTTGATTGCCGGAATGGTGCCGGTGGCGATCGGTCTGAATGAGGCCTCTAAATCTCGTACGTCCCTGGGGATTGTTGTTATCGGCGGTACAATCAGCTCGACGCTATTAACTCTTTACGTGATCCCGGCGGTGCATTTGTACATTGACCGCTTCCAAGATTGGTTCATGGGTAAGTATCGCAAGATCTTCGGTCATGATGAGACGGTAGTTTAA